One genomic segment of Chloroflexota bacterium includes these proteins:
- the moeB gene encoding molybdopterin-synthase adenylyltransferase MoeB: MPRTYAELLKAARIEIPEVSPTEADQLRESGAEVTIVDVREDSEWEQGHVPGALHISKSYVEMEIEAAVPDRDRPVILYCAGGVRSLFAGQTLHALGYTNVRSLGGGFQAWKSAGRPWSMPAILTHEQKQRYSRHLLMPEVGAEGQAKLLDAKVLLIGAGGLGSPAALYLAAAGVGTIGIVDFDVVDLSNLQRQVIHTTDRIGTKKVDSARAAIAALNPEVRVVAHEEMLTGANVDRIIAGYDVILDGTDTFETRYTLNDAAVAARIPVVHASVYRFEGQLTVFRPFEGPCYRCLYPTPPPPELAPGCSVAGVLGVVPGIMGLLQTNETLKLILGIGESLSGRLLLFDALDASFTELKLRRDPACPVCSDAAVAALEGGTPLEVASVGGEAPFALEVRP, translated from the coding sequence ATGCCACGAACCTATGCAGAGCTCCTCAAGGCGGCTCGCATCGAGATCCCCGAGGTCAGCCCGACCGAAGCCGACCAGCTCCGCGAGTCCGGCGCCGAGGTGACGATCGTCGACGTCCGGGAAGACTCCGAATGGGAGCAGGGCCATGTCCCGGGCGCGCTCCACATCTCGAAGAGCTACGTCGAGATGGAAATCGAGGCGGCCGTCCCGGACCGCGATCGGCCGGTGATCCTCTACTGCGCCGGCGGCGTCCGCTCGCTCTTCGCCGGCCAGACGCTCCACGCACTCGGCTACACGAACGTCCGATCGCTCGGTGGCGGCTTCCAGGCCTGGAAGAGCGCCGGCCGTCCATGGTCGATGCCCGCCATCCTCACCCACGAGCAGAAGCAGCGCTACAGCCGCCACCTGCTCATGCCGGAGGTCGGGGCGGAGGGCCAGGCGAAGCTCCTCGACGCGAAGGTCCTCCTCATCGGTGCGGGCGGCCTCGGCAGCCCGGCGGCTCTCTACCTCGCCGCGGCGGGCGTCGGGACGATCGGCATCGTCGACTTCGATGTCGTCGACCTCAGCAACCTCCAGCGCCAGGTCATCCACACCACCGACCGAATCGGGACGAAGAAGGTGGACTCCGCCCGGGCGGCGATCGCGGCCCTCAACCCGGAGGTCCGCGTCGTCGCTCACGAGGAGATGCTGACCGGGGCGAATGTCGACCGCATCATCGCCGGCTACGACGTCATCCTCGACGGGACGGACACGTTCGAGACGCGGTACACGCTCAACGACGCGGCCGTCGCTGCGAGGATCCCGGTCGTCCACGCGTCGGTCTACCGATTCGAGGGACAGCTCACCGTCTTCCGTCCGTTCGAGGGACCGTGCTACCGCTGCCTCTACCCGACGCCGCCGCCGCCGGAGCTCGCACCCGGCTGCTCGGTCGCCGGCGTCCTCGGGGTGGTGCCGGGGATCATGGGTCTCCTCCAGACGAACGAGACGCTCAAGCTCATCCTCGGCATCGGCGAATCGCTGAGCGGCCGGCTGTTGCTCTTCGATGCCCTCGACGCATCGTTCACGGAACTGAAGCTCCGCCGCGACCCGGCCTGCCCGGTCTGCTCGGATGCTGCGGTCGCGGCGCTTGAGGGCGGCACGCCGCTTGAGGTCGCGTCCGTCGGCGGCGAGGCGCCGTTCGCCCTGGAGGTGCGACCGTGA
- a CDS encoding iron-sulfur cluster assembly scaffold protein — translation MDDLYRDYILEHSRRPHNFGIIEAPSASYEGSNPLCGDRITLQLAVRAGLVERVGFTGRGCAISQASASLLTDEIKGRPLAEVEAFRADDLLDLLGIDISPARLKCAMLSHDTLRHALGELDAPGDPAISSATQEPATP, via the coding sequence ATGGACGATCTCTATCGCGACTACATCCTCGAGCACTCCCGCCGGCCCCACAACTTCGGGATCATCGAGGCGCCGAGCGCGAGCTACGAGGGCTCGAATCCGCTGTGCGGGGACCGGATCACGCTGCAGCTCGCCGTCCGCGCTGGGCTCGTCGAGCGGGTGGGCTTCACCGGCCGCGGCTGCGCGATCAGCCAGGCCAGCGCGAGCCTCCTCACCGACGAGATCAAGGGCAGACCGCTCGCCGAGGTCGAGGCGTTCCGCGCGGACGACCTCCTCGACCTGCTCGGCATCGACATCAGCCCTGCCCGCCTCAAGTGCGCGATGCTCAGTCACGACACCCTGCGCCATGCCCTCGGCGAGCTCGACGCTCCCGGCGACCCGGCGATCTCATCCGCAACCCAGGAACCAGCCACGCCCTGA
- a CDS encoding cysteine desulfurase, with the protein MTIAEPFSIATDPRGPLDPHALRAEFPILATTVHGHPLVYLDSASTSQKPRAVIDALDGFYEGYNANVHRGIYEIGERATAAYEAARSSVARFINAPDRHEIVFTRNATEAINLVAYSWGRRNISRGDTIVLTEMEHHANLVPWQLLAQERDADLEFIPITDDGLLRLDVLDVLLRLKPKLVACTQVSNTLGTINPVREMVELAHAAGALVLVDGAQAVPHLPVDVQALGADMYAFSGHKMLGPTGSGALWARRELLEAMPPFLAGGEMIREVHLRRSEWNDIPWKFEAGTPDIAAAIGLGVAADYLRELGMERVAAHERELVTYALATLAREIPGIVLYGPQAVQRGGVIPFNLPGIHPHDVAQILDRSGVAVRAGHHCTMPLHERLDLAATARASFSVYSTREDIDALVAGLHDVQRVFGSAS; encoded by the coding sequence ATGACGATCGCCGAGCCGTTCTCGATCGCAACGGACCCGCGAGGCCCGCTCGACCCCCACGCCCTCCGAGCCGAGTTCCCGATCCTCGCGACGACCGTCCATGGGCACCCGCTCGTCTATCTCGACTCCGCGTCCACGAGTCAGAAGCCACGCGCCGTCATCGACGCCCTCGATGGGTTCTACGAGGGATACAACGCGAACGTCCATCGCGGGATCTACGAGATCGGCGAGCGAGCCACGGCGGCGTACGAGGCCGCCCGCTCCTCCGTCGCCCGGTTCATCAACGCGCCGGACCGCCACGAGATCGTCTTCACCCGCAACGCGACGGAGGCGATCAACCTCGTCGCCTACAGCTGGGGCCGCCGGAACATCTCGCGCGGCGACACGATCGTGCTGACCGAGATGGAGCATCACGCGAACCTCGTTCCGTGGCAGCTCCTCGCCCAGGAGCGCGACGCGGACCTCGAGTTCATCCCGATCACGGATGACGGCCTCCTCCGCCTCGACGTGCTCGACGTCCTGCTCAGGCTCAAGCCGAAACTCGTCGCCTGCACCCAGGTCTCGAACACGCTCGGGACGATCAATCCAGTCCGCGAGATGGTGGAGCTCGCCCACGCGGCGGGCGCCCTCGTTCTCGTCGACGGTGCGCAGGCGGTCCCGCATCTCCCGGTGGACGTCCAGGCGCTCGGGGCGGACATGTACGCCTTCAGCGGCCACAAGATGCTCGGCCCGACCGGCTCCGGAGCGCTGTGGGCCCGGCGCGAGCTCCTCGAGGCGATGCCGCCGTTCCTTGCCGGCGGCGAGATGATCCGCGAGGTCCACCTCCGCCGCTCCGAGTGGAACGACATCCCGTGGAAGTTCGAGGCGGGGACGCCGGACATCGCCGCGGCCATCGGCCTGGGCGTCGCGGCGGACTACCTCCGCGAGCTCGGCATGGAGCGGGTCGCCGCCCACGAGCGGGAGCTCGTCACGTACGCGCTCGCGACGCTCGCCCGCGAGATCCCGGGGATCGTCCTCTACGGCCCGCAGGCCGTTCAGCGAGGCGGGGTGATCCCGTTCAATCTGCCGGGCATCCATCCCCACGATGTCGCCCAGATCCTCGACCGATCCGGGGTCGCCGTCCGCGCCGGCCACCATTGCACGATGCCCCTCCACGAGCGGCTGGACCTGGCCGCGACCGCCCGGGCGAGCTTCAGCGTCTACTCGACCCGCGAGGACATCGATGCGCTCGTCGCCGGCCTGCACGACGTCCAGCGCGTCTTCGGGAGCGCCTCCTGA
- the sufC gene encoding Fe-S cluster assembly ATPase SufC, whose amino-acid sequence MTDRTAAQPNSTDRDLVIRGLRVAPILNREQEILQGIDLTIHPGEVHAIMGPNGSGKTTLSYALMGHPGYVVTGGQVHWKGRDILALSPDKRARLGMFLAFQYPTAVPGLSVASFVRSAFNAHLQGVDKSGDIDPTDPARGGISMRDFRNKMRETFALLKIDEGFATRYVNDGFSGGEKKRLEMLQMAVLRPEMAILDETDSGLDIDALRIVAEGVNAMLRPEMGVLVITHYQRLLDYITPDFVHVLAAGRIVLSGGKELALRLEAEGYGPILRESGLEVTVPDEALAIPREPLEVAS is encoded by the coding sequence GTGACCGACCGTACCGCCGCCCAGCCGAACTCGACGGACCGCGACCTCGTCATCCGCGGTCTGCGCGTCGCGCCCATCCTCAACCGTGAGCAGGAGATCCTCCAGGGCATCGACCTGACGATCCACCCGGGCGAGGTCCACGCGATCATGGGCCCGAACGGCTCCGGCAAGACGACCCTCTCGTATGCGCTCATGGGACACCCGGGCTACGTCGTGACCGGCGGCCAGGTCCACTGGAAGGGTCGCGACATCCTCGCCCTCTCGCCGGACAAGCGAGCCCGCCTCGGGATGTTCCTTGCCTTCCAGTACCCGACGGCCGTCCCCGGCCTGAGCGTCGCGTCCTTCGTCCGCTCCGCCTTCAACGCCCACCTCCAGGGGGTCGACAAGAGCGGCGACATCGACCCCACGGATCCCGCCCGCGGCGGCATCTCCATGCGCGACTTCCGCAACAAGATGCGCGAGACGTTCGCCCTCCTCAAGATCGATGAGGGCTTCGCCACCCGGTACGTGAACGACGGCTTCTCCGGCGGCGAGAAGAAGCGCCTCGAGATGCTCCAGATGGCGGTCCTCCGGCCGGAGATGGCGATCCTCGACGAGACGGACAGCGGCCTCGACATCGATGCCCTGCGGATCGTCGCCGAGGGCGTCAACGCGATGCTCAGGCCGGAGATGGGCGTCCTCGTCATCACCCACTACCAGCGGCTCCTCGACTACATCACGCCGGACTTCGTCCATGTCCTCGCGGCCGGCCGGATCGTCCTGTCAGGCGGCAAGGAGCTCGCCCTTCGACTCGAGGCCGAGGGATACGGCCCGATCCTTCGCGAGTCGGGCCTCGAGGTGACGGTCCCGGACGAGGCGCTCGCGATCCCGCGCGAGCCGCTCGAGGTCGCGTCCTGA
- a CDS encoding Rrf2 family transcriptional regulator: MRLMVQLGRHHGRGPASLAEIAAEEDLPRAYLEQLVMSLRDAGLVTSTRGARGGYELTRPPAETKMGEILRALEGPLAPMVCASEDPEHALHCDRSASCTVNLLWVRIRDAIAGALDSMTLADLVPLRKTDPPAVATGAPNPS; encoded by the coding sequence GTGCGACTCATGGTCCAGCTCGGCCGGCACCACGGTCGCGGTCCGGCGAGTCTCGCCGAGATCGCCGCCGAGGAGGACCTGCCGCGGGCCTATCTCGAGCAGCTCGTCATGAGCCTTCGCGACGCGGGCCTCGTCACGAGCACGCGGGGGGCGCGCGGCGGCTACGAGCTGACCAGACCCCCGGCCGAGACGAAGATGGGCGAGATTCTCCGGGCGCTCGAGGGGCCGCTGGCACCGATGGTCTGCGCGAGCGAGGATCCGGAGCACGCGCTCCACTGCGACCGGAGCGCATCGTGCACGGTCAACCTGCTCTGGGTCCGGATCCGCGACGCGATCGCCGGCGCGCTCGACAGCATGACCCTCGCCGACCTCGTCCCACTCCGCAAGACGGATCCCCCCGCCGTCGCCACAGGAGCACCGAACCCATCGTGA
- a CDS encoding ATP-binding protein, with protein MEYRPRVIDAQLNAALQSAGAVVIEGPKASGKTETARQASRSEVRIDTLASHQAMAVSPELLLEGPTPRLLDEWQVEEDLWNYVRHAVDDRQAKGQFILTGSAAARDDPRRHPGAGRFIHLRMRPMTLAETGHSTRRVSLALVLAGEPVAAPEPGLTVPAIAERLVIGGWPAHIDLNARQAQRLMAGYIEDVCRDDITRLDGIRRDPAGVRRVLTSLARNVATPASMEAITADAAGADRTIKIETVKIYLDALARLMIIDDLSAWKPDLRSRARLRAASIRHLADPALAAAALGATPARLLGDINFMGFLFESMVVRDLRVYAHALEAEVFHYRDEKGLEADSIIELADGRWAAFEIKLGSSPEVVDGAAAALRKLAEKVATPPVALAVITGTGYALTRKDGVLQIPVGALAG; from the coding sequence ATGGAATACCGCCCGAGAGTCATCGACGCGCAGCTCAACGCGGCGCTCCAGTCTGCGGGGGCGGTTGTAATCGAGGGCCCCAAGGCGAGCGGCAAGACCGAGACAGCCCGGCAGGCGTCGCGGAGCGAAGTGCGGATCGACACGCTCGCGTCGCACCAGGCAATGGCTGTCTCGCCCGAGCTGCTCCTCGAGGGGCCCACTCCGCGCTTGCTTGACGAATGGCAGGTCGAGGAAGATCTGTGGAACTACGTTCGCCATGCCGTCGATGATCGGCAGGCCAAGGGGCAGTTCATCCTCACGGGCTCCGCTGCCGCTCGCGACGACCCGAGGCGTCACCCTGGAGCCGGCCGCTTCATCCACTTGCGGATGCGGCCGATGACGCTCGCGGAGACTGGCCACTCGACTCGACGGGTTTCGCTCGCGTTGGTTCTCGCTGGCGAACCTGTGGCCGCACCGGAGCCCGGGCTCACCGTTCCAGCCATCGCCGAACGCCTCGTCATTGGCGGATGGCCGGCCCACATCGACCTCAACGCGCGCCAAGCGCAGCGTCTGATGGCCGGCTACATCGAGGATGTGTGCCGCGACGACATCACTCGGCTCGACGGGATCCGACGCGACCCTGCCGGCGTCCGTCGTGTTCTCACCTCCTTGGCCCGGAATGTCGCGACTCCCGCGAGCATGGAGGCGATTACGGCGGACGCTGCGGGCGCGGATCGCACGATCAAGATCGAGACCGTGAAGATCTATCTCGACGCGCTCGCTCGGTTGATGATCATCGACGACCTGTCCGCCTGGAAGCCTGACCTCCGCAGCCGAGCCAGGCTGCGCGCGGCGAGCATCCGGCATCTTGCTGACCCAGCTCTTGCGGCCGCGGCCCTCGGGGCGACACCAGCGCGGCTACTGGGTGACATCAACTTCATGGGCTTCTTGTTCGAGTCGATGGTCGTTCGTGACCTGCGGGTGTATGCCCACGCGTTGGAAGCAGAGGTCTTCCACTACCGGGACGAGAAGGGCCTCGAGGCAGACTCAATCATCGAACTTGCCGACGGCAGGTGGGCGGCCTTCGAGATCAAACTTGGGTCGTCACCGGAGGTCGTTGACGGCGCAGCTGCGGCTCTGCGCAAGCTCGCTGAGAAGGTGGCCACTCCACCGGTCGCGCTCGCCGTCATCACCGGGACCGGCTATGCGCTCACTCGCAAGGATGGCGTGCTCCAGATCCCTGTGGGTGCGCTCGCCGGCTGA
- a CDS encoding AAA family ATPase, translated as MICTKCGATNPAGLKFCEQCGTKLAIACAGCGSSLSPTARFCGECGVPVVSTPGDGAATPTAGADAATPTRPGATPSYQAPIAERRLVTVLFADLVGFTTFAEGRDAEEVRETLSRYFGLASDVVDRYGGTVEKFIGDAVMAVWGTPIAREDDAERAVRAGLDLVDAVRTLHPSITARAGILTGEAAVTLGATNQGMVAGDLVNTASRLQSIAPPGSVFVGEATHRAASRAIAFEEVGEQLLKGKTSPVPAWRALRVVAQRGGQGRSDLPEPPFVGRDDELRLLKDALTTAGRDRRTRLVSITGAGGIGKSRLAWEVEKYIDGLMETVYWHRGRSPAYGDGITFWALGEMVRRRARLAETDDEPTTRARISATLDEHIPDPDDRRWVEPALLTLLGLEPAPPGGRDVLFAAWRIFFERIAAKGTTVLLFEDLQWADSGLLDFIDHVLDWSKGVPIVVITLARPELFDRRPDWGTARRNVTAVALEPLSEAAMRELLAGFVPGLPRAAVDAILGRADGIPLYAVETVRALVADGRLEVSDGAYRPIGDLHQLAIPETLRSLIASRLDALDPTDRSLVLDASVLGHAFTVAGLAAVNGWQPADLEARLLALVRREMFELEADPRSPERGQYRFVQSLIREVAYSALARRERRTRHLAAARYFEMLGEDELAGALASHYLAAHEASAAGAEAEAVAIQARLALRGAAERAASLGAHDQAVTYLVQAVAVTPDAAERADLRIRAATSASDAADHDRAETLAREAVEEFRRAEDPAGAGRATAELGAILLNAGKVASALDELRTALDGLSDDTPEQVRARLLANLSRSLYRNDRSAEAVEMADRALAIAERLDLEEVVADAFNNKAAALSYLGRRREAVALMETAIAIAEHGGFVAAELRARSNLTSVLWSTDPYRAGQMQFANLELARRVGNLQMAEWIANSAIATAWWAGEDWDAALVIAEEALAVARSPIDEAAILASRALILVSRGEPTDADAERLDAVAAGSSYTGTIAAAAYLRGDRALWRGEYRVAFDEMVRAADTEHGLTAIYLDDAMRPALWGGDLAAARSTADRLDADPDAGAALQAADRVAARAGIAALEGRREDALAGYRDARDRYRDLRLGFKLACVDLDMVILLGLDDPEVRSAADEARTTFERVGARPYLDRLDSAVQSAIQTR; from the coding sequence GTGATCTGCACGAAGTGCGGGGCGACGAACCCCGCCGGACTGAAGTTCTGCGAACAGTGCGGGACGAAGCTCGCGATCGCGTGTGCGGGCTGCGGGAGCTCGCTCAGTCCGACGGCACGGTTCTGCGGCGAGTGCGGCGTTCCCGTCGTGTCGACACCCGGCGACGGAGCGGCCACACCGACTGCCGGTGCCGACGCAGCCACACCGACCCGCCCCGGCGCGACCCCGTCGTACCAGGCCCCCATCGCCGAGCGCCGGCTCGTCACGGTCCTCTTCGCGGACCTCGTCGGGTTCACGACCTTCGCCGAAGGCCGCGATGCGGAGGAGGTCCGCGAGACCCTCTCGCGCTACTTCGGGCTCGCCTCCGACGTCGTCGACCGCTACGGCGGCACGGTGGAGAAGTTCATCGGCGATGCGGTGATGGCGGTCTGGGGCACCCCGATCGCTCGCGAGGACGACGCGGAGCGCGCGGTCCGCGCGGGCCTCGACCTCGTCGACGCCGTGCGCACCCTCCACCCGTCGATCACCGCACGGGCCGGCATCCTCACCGGAGAGGCCGCCGTGACCCTCGGGGCAACGAACCAGGGGATGGTCGCCGGCGACCTCGTCAACACCGCGAGCCGGCTCCAGTCGATCGCACCGCCCGGGTCCGTCTTCGTCGGCGAGGCGACCCACCGCGCCGCGTCGCGGGCGATCGCGTTCGAGGAGGTGGGCGAGCAACTTCTCAAGGGCAAGACGTCACCGGTCCCGGCGTGGCGAGCGTTGCGGGTGGTGGCCCAGCGCGGCGGGCAGGGCCGGTCGGACCTGCCGGAACCACCGTTCGTGGGCCGCGACGACGAACTCCGCCTGCTCAAGGACGCCCTCACGACGGCGGGCCGCGATCGACGCACCCGGCTCGTCTCCATCACGGGTGCCGGCGGCATCGGCAAGAGCCGCCTCGCCTGGGAGGTCGAGAAGTACATCGACGGGCTCATGGAAACTGTCTACTGGCATCGCGGCCGCTCCCCCGCGTACGGCGACGGCATCACGTTCTGGGCTCTCGGCGAGATGGTCCGCCGCCGGGCCCGGCTGGCGGAGACGGACGACGAACCGACGACTCGGGCGCGGATCTCGGCGACACTCGACGAGCACATCCCGGACCCGGACGACCGCCGCTGGGTCGAGCCGGCCCTCCTCACCCTCCTCGGCCTGGAGCCCGCGCCGCCGGGCGGTCGCGACGTCCTGTTCGCGGCGTGGCGGATCTTCTTCGAGCGGATCGCGGCGAAGGGCACCACGGTTCTCCTCTTCGAGGACCTGCAGTGGGCGGACTCCGGCCTCCTCGACTTCATCGATCATGTGCTCGACTGGTCGAAGGGCGTCCCGATCGTCGTCATCACGCTCGCCCGACCGGAGCTCTTCGACCGCCGTCCGGACTGGGGCACGGCCCGTCGAAACGTCACCGCGGTGGCGCTCGAGCCGCTCTCGGAAGCCGCGATGCGCGAGTTGCTGGCGGGGTTCGTGCCCGGCCTCCCGCGCGCCGCAGTCGACGCGATCCTCGGCCGTGCCGACGGGATCCCGCTCTACGCGGTCGAGACCGTCCGGGCCCTCGTCGCCGACGGGCGGCTCGAGGTATCGGACGGCGCCTACCGGCCGATCGGGGACCTCCATCAGCTCGCGATCCCGGAGACGCTCCGTTCGCTCATCGCCTCGCGGCTCGACGCCCTCGATCCGACGGACCGTTCGCTCGTCCTCGATGCGTCGGTCCTCGGCCACGCCTTCACGGTCGCCGGCCTCGCGGCGGTGAACGGCTGGCAGCCGGCCGATCTCGAGGCGCGACTCCTCGCGCTCGTCCGTCGCGAGATGTTCGAGCTCGAGGCTGACCCGCGCTCGCCGGAGCGGGGCCAGTATCGCTTCGTCCAGTCGCTCATCCGCGAGGTCGCCTACTCGGCGTTGGCGCGGCGGGAGCGTCGGACGCGCCACCTCGCCGCCGCCCGCTACTTCGAGATGCTCGGTGAGGACGAGCTCGCCGGCGCGCTCGCGTCGCACTACCTCGCCGCGCACGAGGCGTCCGCCGCCGGGGCAGAGGCGGAGGCGGTCGCGATCCAGGCCCGACTCGCGCTCCGCGGAGCGGCTGAGCGAGCGGCATCGCTCGGCGCCCACGACCAGGCCGTGACCTATCTCGTCCAGGCGGTCGCCGTAACGCCCGATGCGGCCGAGCGCGCCGACCTGCGGATCCGGGCCGCGACCTCCGCCTCTGATGCGGCGGATCACGACCGCGCCGAGACCCTGGCCCGGGAGGCCGTCGAGGAATTTCGACGGGCCGAAGATCCCGCCGGCGCAGGCCGGGCCACCGCCGAGCTCGGAGCGATCCTCCTCAATGCAGGAAAGGTCGCGTCCGCCCTCGACGAGCTGCGGACGGCGCTCGATGGGCTCTCCGACGATACGCCGGAGCAGGTCCGGGCGCGATTGCTCGCGAACCTCTCGCGGTCGCTCTATCGGAACGACCGGTCGGCCGAGGCGGTCGAGATGGCCGATCGCGCGCTCGCCATTGCCGAGCGCCTCGACCTCGAGGAGGTCGTCGCGGACGCGTTCAACAACAAGGCCGCGGCGCTCTCGTATCTCGGACGGCGGCGGGAGGCGGTCGCGCTCATGGAAACCGCCATCGCCATCGCCGAGCACGGTGGGTTCGTCGCCGCGGAACTGCGCGCCCGGAGCAACCTCACGTCTGTCCTCTGGAGCACCGATCCGTATCGGGCTGGCCAGATGCAATTCGCCAACCTCGAGCTCGCGCGTCGGGTCGGCAACCTCCAGATGGCCGAATGGATCGCGAATTCGGCGATCGCCACCGCGTGGTGGGCCGGTGAGGATTGGGACGCTGCACTCGTCATCGCAGAAGAGGCGCTCGCCGTCGCACGCTCACCGATCGACGAGGCGGCGATCCTCGCCAGCCGAGCCCTCATCCTCGTCTCCCGCGGCGAACCGACGGACGCTGACGCGGAACGCCTCGACGCGGTCGCTGCCGGCAGCAGTTACACGGGGACGATCGCGGCGGCCGCGTATCTCCGCGGGGACCGAGCACTCTGGCGAGGCGAGTACCGCGTCGCCTTCGACGAGATGGTCCGAGCGGCGGACACGGAGCATGGGCTCACCGCGATCTACCTCGACGACGCGATGCGGCCCGCCCTCTGGGGAGGCGACCTCGCCGCCGCGCGCTCGACGGCCGACCGACTCGATGCCGATCCCGATGCCGGCGCGGCGCTCCAGGCCGCCGATAGGGTAGCCGCCCGGGCCGGCATCGCCGCTCTCGAAGGGCGCCGGGAGGACGCGCTCGCGGGCTACCGCGACGCCAGAGACCGATATCGCGACCTTCGGCTCGGCTTCAAGCTTGCCTGCGTGGATCTGGACATGGTCATCCTGCTCGGCCTGGACGATCCGGAGGTCCGCTCCGCCGCGGACGAGGCCCGGACGACCTTCGAGCGCGTCGGGGCGCGACCGTACCTCGACCGTCTCGACTCCGCCGTTCAGTCGGCGATCCAGACCCGATAG
- a CDS encoding GNAT family N-acetyltransferase, whose product MIAVLTDAEILDLVDENLAAFRRSLVGGRMDRSARGTTGHEDGYRTWTRGHVDGALERALPLAGFRPSVDLPVMILEGPPTPASGTSGTTVRRVADAIDRAALRSVVELADPGGAIDRAGIDMALDDDRWFDGAGNAAFMGFDERGVAAAAAMSFTHGPMTRIVWVGTAPAMRRLGHGAAVLGAAVQSGLAGGARLTVLESSPSGEPFYRALGFRTITRYRVWIAD is encoded by the coding sequence ATGATCGCGGTCCTGACGGACGCGGAGATCCTCGATCTCGTCGATGAGAATCTCGCCGCGTTCCGGCGATCCCTCGTGGGCGGCCGGATGGACCGATCCGCGCGGGGGACCACGGGGCACGAGGATGGCTACCGCACGTGGACCCGAGGCCACGTCGACGGCGCGCTCGAGCGCGCGCTCCCGCTGGCCGGCTTCAGGCCGTCGGTCGATCTGCCCGTCATGATCCTCGAGGGGCCGCCGACGCCGGCGAGCGGGACGTCCGGAACGACGGTCCGGCGGGTGGCCGACGCGATCGATCGGGCGGCACTGAGGTCCGTCGTGGAGCTCGCCGACCCGGGCGGGGCGATCGATCGAGCGGGGATCGACATGGCCCTCGACGACGACAGATGGTTCGACGGGGCGGGGAACGCCGCGTTCATGGGGTTCGACGAGCGCGGCGTCGCGGCCGCCGCGGCGATGTCGTTCACCCACGGCCCGATGACGCGGATCGTCTGGGTCGGGACCGCTCCGGCGATGCGGCGGCTCGGTCATGGCGCGGCGGTCCTCGGCGCGGCGGTGCAGTCCGGGCTCGCAGGCGGCGCCCGCCTGACCGTCCTCGAATCGTCGCCGTCGGGCGAGCCGTTCTATCGCGCTCTCGGCTTCCGGACGATCACCCGCTATCGGGTCTGGATCGCCGACTGA